From the genome of Spodoptera frugiperda isolate SF20-4 chromosome 7, AGI-APGP_CSIRO_Sfru_2.0, whole genome shotgun sequence:
TATGTCAAATGTCTCAATGTTTTGAAGTTAATTCATATTATGCCTGCCTGTGGAAGACTAAAGGGGAGGCCTTttttcaacagtggacgtctacCGGCGTATGATGATGATGCGTTGGTTAGATGGTCGTCCCTGGGACTGCCGAGTCTCGAATTTGATTTCCAATGTATATTCCCACCTTGGTAAAGTTTTACTAGGAGTGTTTTTTTTACTGGAACTAATAGCAACCGACCCAGTTCAAGTCACCTGATGGTCGAGCGATCACCGTAAACCCATGGTAGTCCGCactccgcaacaccagaggagtcacaggtgcgttgctggtcttttagGCGCGCGCGGAAAAGGAGTAGGCTCTTTTCTTTGGGTGTCCAGTATATGCTCAGCAGACATGCTCAAGGCTTAATCTACAAAGCAGTCTTTTGGTTTTTAGaggttttaataatttcatattttttcgttttactcagaaataatgaaaaaggaaatattaatgttcaaacagtaatgaattaaaatgagctttactttgtaattataaaatcacTAAATACACGAATGCATCCATGATTTATCATCTGATGATACATTTTCGATACAAATGTAAATCGGATTAATTGAGTGCggattatttgtattatttaaacaaaaaaggaACTGAAGCGACTTAATTCAtgttttaaatctttaaaagcaTTGTGTCGTACTTTTATGATTTCGTCATATCAAGACAtatacttccgcgcggtttcagcCCGCTCTACTCAGTGTTATATTGataatagcgtgatgttttgtatataaccttcctcgatatataggctatttaacacaaaaataattattctattcgGACCAGCAGTTCCGAAAATTAGcgctaaaacaaaaaaaaaactcctcagcaaagtcaaattcaaatcatttattccatttaagccataaaaaggtacttttgaaatgtcaacaaataatagTAGCTTTATATATGCTATAGCTGTGTAGATAAGATGTCAACTGCTGAATCAGCTTCTGACTCAACTAGTTTTAGGTGACCTACATTCAACAGCTCCCTGTGGTCTTTACATTTATGATCACAATTTCATTTTCAAGATGGCTACGAATCACAAAGCAAGACATAACCTACACCACCATGACatccaaaaaataaactatatttctTTTCTCCATAGCTTAGTCATCTATCAAACTGTATCTGAAGATTTCCCAGTCTCCTCCCGTCACTTATAGTTGCCGATTTCATTCGTTCGTATCGCAAAGGATTTTCTTTGTAAACCTGTCTTTTATAGAGGTCCGGTTAGACACCACTTTGGCTCACTTCCAATGTGTGAACGTGTTAATTCTTATTTGTTTTGCATTTAGAGCGTGTAATGCGACTGGCGTGTTCGGGAAGAATAGGGTGACCGATTTTTATGACCTCTTAACGAGATACAGGTCCGCCTTCCTGATTCGTTTGTGTGCATGTAGTAATTCAATGTTCAATAGATGTCATCGATCGATTGGAGAATGGATAGTAGAATAGATTCGTCGgccttcaatttttttttaccgCCTCCAATGTTTAAGTCAGGTAATTTCaaaaaccttttcctaagtctaaaaaatactatgctgaaaactgcaacAAAACCTGATCAGCCAAACGTacgtaacatacatacataattataggtacttacttacatacagGTTTAcatccttttttgaagtcagttaaaaagcGATGATAATGAAACATCGTTATATAAACTGAGACAGACGTAGGTACATTTAGCTCAGTAAATAGGGTCGCACCAATCTGTAGAACCGAAACAATTTCGTAAACATTATGAAATACTAGTTTACTTAGGATGCTAGcgaaagtaaaatattgtttactttactTTGGAAAACACTGAGTTAAAAACAAAGTATCCTTGGACCAGGCAATTTGGGAAAATTTCATGCCTAAATAATTCCGAGAACACATCAAGCGATACAAAACCAatgtatcatggtctcgctttatttAATCTTTTCGCACGTTTAgcggtcaggttatactggtttttcATAGCTTGTTGTGTAACCGAGTATTGTGTTCTTTTGAACTGGTTTTCTATTAGAATTGTATCTCCGCTTATTATCttaataaaagtaaagaaattgaataaagttttatagattttagtttaacatagtaattattttagtttaacatAGTAATCATTTTGCTCTACAATAGCTATGTAAGAAGTAAACTTGAGTACTGCAGCACGGTCTGGAGCCCGGATTATAGTATACACAAAAATAGAATTGAACGAgtccaaaaaaaaattcattcGCAGTCTATCGTACCGCTTTCAGACACCAAAAACAGTAAAGACATATGcagaaaaactaaaacattttcatctCGATACGCTTTCCAGGCGCCGACTGTGTCTCGACATGTCCTTCTTGCATAAAGTCATTAACGACAAAATTGATAGTCCTACACTGGTTGGTCAGTTTGTATATCATGTACCTACAAGAATACCGAGATACCCATGCAGATTGTTTAAACCCAAATTTTGTAGAACACGATTGGGTCGTAATTCACCGGTTGTACGTTTGGCCCGTCTGTACAATGACCTGACAAATACGTTGCCAGAACTCGACATTCACTTCCAGCGCCTCCCTAAGTTCCTCAGAATTATCAGAAAGAGTGACGTACTTTAGCTTGGAATTGGCAATTCATTCTgttattcttaatttttgtttttttttttattcacaccttattttgattatttagtttttttttatatattattgtgaACTTAAAATCATATTATGCATGCTGTGGTTACCcataattgtaaatattgtgttcAGAAAGcctaaagtttgtatgtaattgttatttttattgtgcaatattgctgttttatgttttaaatatagtaattattGGTAATTGTCGTTCAATGTAGAGGACTTTGCTCAACAGTGGAAGTCTTCTGGCTAGTTTCAAAATCCTGtaaaatcactttaaaatatttaaccaattaaccgatgtttttgttttctaataataaaatgttaatgaacttatctttatatttaaactaaataagttattatatacctttttattttcgaaaatcaatctgttataataattttcttttatcacAAATTTTAAAGCTTCGTTGAACATTTTGTACCTAATACTGAGTTACAAAAAAACTGCCAAATTGTATTTTTCGATTCGTTACATCCAATCTACAAGTTTTGACCATTATTCCATTAGTTGGATGAAATCAAACGTAAAAATATAGGcaggtaacaaaaaaatattgaaaaatggtCAATAGTTACTATATAGATAAAGAATATTTTGCATATTCGggaaaattataacattttttttgtcaagTTTTGTTATGGTTGCCGGCGACTACTTGGTTGCGCAACAAAGTTGACAGCtgtatacattttgttggtGGTGCGACTTGGTCTTACGACTTCACTAGTATCTACATCATCATAAATCAAAAGTCTATAAGTGGCTCCTTCTGACTTCTCATACGAAGATTGTTTGAGCTTTAATtatcatgatgttttccttagTACCGtattgtcagtggtgtctaattattttagacaatcttaaaaagtacttatagaaaatgtcacattggtactttgccgttttACCGTTGGTGGGTTTCGAAAACGCAAcctcttatgcatgagaagcggacgtcttaaatcTCCGGCCTAACACTAAATTCACCACGACCATACTAgtattataatgaaacaaagCACCTTTTCTATACATAACACAAaatcgtaaaaaaaaactaatgtaaTTTAAGTTGAAATTTTCTACAAGAAAACTTTATTGGTAGGTACGGTACTCGCATAGTTACTTACTTAGTTTTATTCGTTTGTTTTCGTGAGTTTCCTTCGTTGAAAGTAAATTCCGTATGTTCGTTTCTCACATCGATTTAAAACTTTCGCCTTTTACGTTTTGCAATCGGTCCGTTTCTTTTCCGGATCGTGTTAAAGGATTCCGTCGTGGTAACTATTAGAGATTAAATACTCTTTAGTTGAGTACTTTTCCTGTTCTCCTGGTAACTGGAAGGTATATTGGAGAAATTGTGATACTATTGCTCTAATAGGTACTCacttttaaaatgttctttaaaatAGTTCTGTCGctgtaaattctttataaaagacagagatagcacgatatttaagcataacttaaaattgagtagcatttcaggcGTAAGTAAAATAGTGTAGTGTCTTAAGTTTTAAACGCATAGGTGTAGTGCCATGAGTAAAATggcatatatttatatatatatatacgtatataatatacaatttactcTTTACCTTGATTTATTAGATTTGTACCAGTTAAAGAGTAAATTGGACAATAAATAGATGTATGCAATTGATACTGACATTGCAAATAGTATTAATTCCGCACAATCAATTTTTGTTatcgtttttagtttttatttattttcacagtGGGATCAATATTgaacgaacaaaataatattatgattgacacaaaacataattatgttgataaAACTATGTATATGGTAGCTGTTACATAATGTTTGATGAAAACGTAATAAATATGAGTCGGATATTAAATTCTGCGTGACTGAGAGATTGACTGTTATGTTACGTGCTGGTAATTTATATGCAGGAACCTTATTTGTTTCCAAATTACAAATACCTATtcatttcaagccatgcttcggcactaatgggcGGGCTTATacaaatacaacgcaagcgttgtttcacgtcggttttgtgtGAGGCAgtggtttcactccggtcgagccggctcattcgtgccgaaccatggctctcccatatttTATACCTATAGATATACTGAATCCACATGAacagtatttaataatataatacagatACCATTGATTTGTAGGTTATATACACTAAGGTTAATTAATTCAGAATCGGATGCTCGCTTGCCTAGACTTAATCAAGGCAGTTTACTCACCGTGGCTGGAATATGTTGAatcaaaatacctatttaatcaCTCGATTTTCATTGAACtcgattttcatattatttttctttttaaataaacgttgccacacttggattttttcctgtgtcgtgagtacgacatgacactcagacccaaaacaacaatttatgaataGTTACTTCGATTACTTAGGTAGTCTACTTCTGGGTAGGTTTCTGCTAttgtcaaattttattttattcccctAAACGCAGGCAAAGCCGCCAGCAACAGTTAATACATCACACACAATAGAACATACCTCACAAAATTACATAGAAACAACTTAAAACACCCAATCATCGCATTAACCACCTCAACAGATGCCAGCACAATTCAAAGGAGACTTGGCAAGTATCCAAAAatactatatacttatattaacaCACACGTGTCACTTAAACATGTCGCTTGTTTATTGCAAGACTGTCATAACTGAAAAAACCTAATTTTACAGGAGCGcgattttaaagttttaatttgagTTACACatctaaattacaaataaagtaCTGGCAAGCCGTATTTCATATATTTGTGCATTACTGTACTTGTAAAAgcatatactaaaaaaaatataagtgttGTCTTTGTCtagtaataaatgaaaaacgAGAATTAGTCCTCACTTGTGTCGTTgttgtagaaaaaaattaatcataaaagTATTTTCCCGAAATAAGTCATtcttacaacaaaatattatgcgAAAATTcgttagttaaataaattatgacagTATTGCAAAAAAGGTTGAAggcattttaatgaaataaaacagtttctacaggttttaaactttattatttagcaaaaataaagaagaataatcaactttatataaaactttttgtactttacctacgtaggtacttattagaaaaatataattagaaaaatttaacgtatttgttatatttttaaagtaatcgaaaatcagtttttattactaatgaaatctttaaaataaggaaagaaaatgaaaaaataaatcaaacttgGAATAGACACTgaacttaaaaacaaacttcTTAACATAGATTAATCATATCTCAGGTACTCATTATTTAACAGCCTCATAATTTCAGTCTATAATATGATAGTTAATCAGTCTTCAACAACAATCctataaaatcaataattgaataattcttagaTAGTATGTTATACAATAGCTtaatctgtaaaaaaaaatagttaataacaaattataaattttcaaaaaatgacTTATAAAATGAAGgtatgtgttttttattaactaactcCATGAGATCACTCTTTTTTCTTCCTGTAATTCCTGGTTTTGCTGTAAAAGCTGGTTTCAGTTGTAGTTCTCTATTTACTCTTTTCCGTTTAATGATATCAATATTTTCAAACTCTTGATCGttgtaagattttttaaaaaagacgCTATTGGGACTCTCTTTCCTTACTTCATATACTTTGACATCATTAATTTTCATAGCAGCGAGATTCACACAACCTAAAGTTGAGTAAAGTtcttttaaatcataaaaatcttCGTGTGTTAATTCATGTACTTTAAAAGGCGGTCCCTTCTTCTTTGCCATTTTTATAGCAGATATGAAAGATTCTGGTGTATAAAGAGGCCCGCTTCTTTCTTGACGTTTGACCTGGCGTTCTATCAAAGAATGAACTGCGTCCCCTTCATTCTGCGTATGACCTTTTATTAGGAACTTAtgagtaattttgtttatattaagtgTTGTAACAGCATACAAATATAGGCCTACCATAAATTTGTTTTTCTGCTGTCCAGCACAGTTGTCACTATAAAATACGATTTCCGTTTTTCCAGCTTCACATGCttgttttaaatagttaagCACACAGCTTCCTAGTTCATTTACTCCCCTATTTCCATTGGACTCATCCCAAACGTAGCagtctgttgttttatttataatgtcatggattgtgaaatttaaaacatttaatttgcatttataataaaataatgacacaTTTCCTTTAGGCAATTGTACCACAGCTTGTAAATCGTAGACAGCAATCAAAACATCACAATCtgttttacttttatcattTTCTTTCTCTAATCTCGACAGCCGCTTTTCTTCTTGATGCTTTTCAAAATCATCTTTCAGTGATTGTTTTTCGGTTTCATTAGCCGTTTCATACACATGACATATTTCACATAAGTCTTTTTTAGGCATGAAAAAAGATATGTTAAAATCTTttgtgaaaattttataaaatatggcATAGTTACCAAAAGGTCTATTGTTGATTTTACAATGCTCTTCATAATCTTTATGAATGTCTACTATGGATTTGCCACCATCGATGTACAACTTTGATGTATTTGCTCGGCAATAATGACTCTCAATTTTTGGAATACCTTCAATAAAGTCGCGTATTCCTTTTTTGATGTCTTCATCAACTTTTTTTTGCTGTCCATGTTTTCCACGTCTATCTGTCTCTAATAATACACCAgtcactttattttgtttttcaattacagTACGGATTGGTCGGTCATTAATGTCTAGTGTGTTTTTGAAAAATGCTTTGCAGACACGAATCTTTTCtccattttgaataaaataaaatgcatgaTTGTTATCCCTGGGTTTTCTGGTACCTCCAACACGAATATAACGATATCGTGGCTGGACAGTCTGCATACAGTTGGAAATGAACTGCCATTGTAATTGTAAATCACCCAAACCCCAATACGAGTGGAATATAGCCTTTCGATCATTATCGTTAAATTTCTTAGAACATTGCAGTTTACATTTTTCTGAGCACGCTGGTTTTATTTCTCTCTCTGGTCTTAATTTTTTCATTGTCGTATTTATCTCATAACACTTACCACTATTTCTGgcttttttcaaaatgtttcGTCTCCATTTATCCTCTCTCCTGGACCGCTTCCTCCCTTTTTTTCAGGAGTATTAGAAACTGTCGTTCTTTCGTTGAGTACTGTAGTTGTATGCGGTGACGATTCGTTTTCACTAGAACTATTGCCTTCTGTATCAGGTACGTAATCGCGATCTCTGTCAGAATCATCACATTCTTCTTCGGGATCAAATAAAGGTGGTTTGCTAGTAGAAGCTGtgaaaaaaaatggtaaaagtaagaaattatcctaaaaagtaatttgtataAATTCTTGGCGATGGCTGTACCCTTACCCTGTAATGAGGAAATTTGAGTGCTTCTGTTTTCAAACTCCGTTTCGTCTTCGCTTGATGAACTAGATGAACTAGATGAACTAGATGAACTAGATGAATTAGATGAACTTGAAGAGCTGGACGAAGCAGAGGATTGGCATCTATTTTGTCTGGGCAGTTGTGGTATTTCCGGTAATGGAATTTCTTTCTCCATGTCTGTGCTTTCTTTTGCCTCAATAAGATTAACTAATAATCGCCCACGCGACGCCTAAAACAAAtagaatagaaacaaataacatcaaaataataattattatgttatcggcttactcacgtactgttttgacgaggaactcgactagtttcaagccatgctagaggctcatattcatgagcagcattccgcgacacgacgcggcgattgtcgcgctgctactggcgattcgaggatcgcgcccatcgcgccctctgtctggaatcgcgcgcactatctggcgcgcgcgacgatgttggctcgttagactcgttcgccggcggctgcgcaggtgttagattcgattctcgggtcggcgtAAAACCGGTGTTACAtaccgacccgagaatcgaatctaacacctgcgcaaccaccggcgaacgagtctaacgagccgacatcgtcgcgcgcgccagatagtgcgcgcgattccagacagagggcgcgatgggcgcgatcctcgaatcgccagtagcagcgcgacaatcgccgcgtcgtgtgtcgcggaatgctgctcatgaatatgagcctctagcatggcttgaaactagtcgagttcctcgtcaaaacagtacgtgagtaagccgataacataataattattattttgatgttatttgtttctattctaTTTGTTTTAGGCGTCGCGTGGGCGATTATTAGTTAATCTTATTGAGGCAAAAGAAAGCACAGACATGGAGAAAGAAATTCCATTACCGGAAATACTACAACTGCCCAGACAAAATAGATGCCAATCCTCTGCTTCGTCCAGCTCTTCAAGTTCATCTAATTCATCTAGTTCATCTAGTTCATCTAGTTCATCTAGTTCATCAA
Proteins encoded in this window:
- the LOC126910882 gene encoding uncharacterized protein LOC126910882, producing the protein MEKEIPLPEIPQLPRQNRCQSSASSSSSSSSNSSSSSSSSSSSSSSSEDETEFENRSTQISSLQASTSKPPLFDPEEECDDSDRDRDYVPDTEGNSSSENESSPHTTTVLNERTTVSNTPEKKGGSGPGERINGDETF